The following is a genomic window from Longimicrobiaceae bacterium.
GCCCATGGCGAGCCGCGTCTTCGACCGCAAGGGCGAGATCCTGGCGCACCTGGCGCCGGAGCGCCGCATCCTGGTGCCGCTGCAGCGCATCCCCCAGCACGTGTCCGGCGCCTTCCTGGCGGTGGAGGACAAGCGCTTCTACCAGCACGGGGGGATCGACGTGCGGCGCGTGTTCGGGGCGATGGCGCGGAACCTCCGCGCCTTCAACTACGACGAGGGGTTCAGCACCATCACCATGCAGCTGGCCCGCAACGTCTTCCCGGACCACCTGTCCCGGGAGAAGACGCTGCGGCGGAAGCTGTGGGAGGTGGTGCTCGCGCGCGACATCGAGCGCGAGTTCAGCAAGGACGAGATCCTGGAACTGTACCTCAACCAGATCTACCTGGGCGACGGGCTGTACGGGGTGGAGGCCGCGGCGCAGGGGTACTTCGGGAAGTCCGGCACGGACCTGAGCCCCGCCGAGGCGGCCGTGCTGGCCGCGCTCCCCAAGGCCCCCACGCGCTACAACCCGCGGCGCAACCCCGAGCGCGCGAAGCGGCGGCGCAACCTGGTGCTCGCCCTGATGCGCGACCAGGGGTACCTCACCCCCGGGATGGCCGAGCGGGCGCAGGGCGCACCGCTGGAGCTGGTGCCGCCGATGGAGGCGCGCGGGCTGGCCCCGTACTTCGTGGCGGAGATCCGGCAGGCGCTGCGCGAGCAGTTCGGGCCGGACGCGGAGCGGATGGGGCTGCGGGTGTACACCACCCTCGACCCGCGGATGCAGGCCACGGCCGAGCGGGAGCTGAAGGCGCAGATCCGCGCCGTGGAGCAGGGGAAGTTCGGGCGCTTCCGCGGCCCGGCCTGCCCGTCCGGGGCCAAGGGCGCGGACGCCAACTGCCTGCAGGGGTTGTTCGTGGCGATGGACGCGCGCACCGGCGACATCCTGTCGCTGGTGGGCGGGCGCGACTTCGCGCAGAGCCAGTTCGACCGGGTGACGCAGGCCAAGCGGCAGGCGGGATCGGCCTTCAAGCCCTTCCTGTACGCCGCCGCCATCGCCCGCGGGATCCCCGTCTCCACCCCGCTGGTGGGCCCCGGCGCCGAGCCGGACGGCATCGATGGAGGCTACCGGCCGCGCGACGCGGTCTCGGACACGCTGACGCTGGACATGCGCGACGGGCTGCGGCTCTCCTCCAACCGCGCCGCGGTGGAGCTGGGCGAGCGGGTGGGGGTCTCGTACGTGGCGCAGACCGCGCGCGACCTGGGGCTCACCACTCCAATCCGGGAGTACCCCTCCACCTTCCTCGGGGCGGCGGACGTGATCCCGCTGGAACTGGTGGCGGCGTACTCGCCGTTCGCCACGGGGGGGACGCTGGTGCACCCGCGGATGATCGTTCGGGTGGACGACGCCCAGGGGCGGGTGCTCTGGCGGGCGCCGGTGCGCCGCCAGCCGGTGCTCCCCTCCGGCGTCGCGTACCTCACCACCTCGTTGATGGAGGACGTGGTGAACCGCGGGACCGGCTCCGGCGTGCGCTCGGCCGGGCTCCCCCACAGCGTTCCCGCCGCGGGGAAGACGGGGACCACCAACGACGCCGCGGACGTCTGGTTCGTGGGTGTGACGCCGGACGTGGTGGCGGGGGTGTGGCTCGGGTTCGACCGGCCTCGGCGGATCCTGGCGAACGCGTCGGGGGGCGGGCTGGCGGCCCCGGTGTGGGGCCGCGTCCTGGCGGACCATTACCAGCGCGCCCCCGTCCCCCGGCGGTGGGCGCCGCCCATGGACGTGGTCCCTGTACAGGTGGACCGCGCCTCGGGGAAGCTGGCGACGGAGGCGTGCCCGGGCGAGCAGGTGACGACGGAGTACTTCCTGGTGGGGACCGAGCCGGGGGAGAGCTGCCCCCTCCACCCGGACTACGGCATCGACGGCTGGCTGCAGCGCATGGCGCGCGGCCTGGGCGACTGGCTGGGCGGCGGGCGGGACGAGCCGCGGGAGGAGCGCCACTACTCCCCGGAGCGCGAGCGCCGCGGCGAGCGCGCGCCGAGACCGTTCCCGGAGCGGTAACCGACGCCGCTCGCCTGGAAAGCGCCACGCCTCCCGGCGCTCGTCGCGCGTGCGCCTGTCATGGAAAGGGCGGGATGGCTCGT
Proteins encoded in this region:
- a CDS encoding PBP1A family penicillin-binding protein, which produces MSRKRSTRKRGSRKKKAGSSLGRRIFQVLLAVLLLGVVGAGAGLAWLWPRCSGPACPSVEALRSYSPPMASRVFDRKGEILAHLAPERRILVPLQRIPQHVSGAFLAVEDKRFYQHGGIDVRRVFGAMARNLRAFNYDEGFSTITMQLARNVFPDHLSREKTLRRKLWEVVLARDIEREFSKDEILELYLNQIYLGDGLYGVEAAAQGYFGKSGTDLSPAEAAVLAALPKAPTRYNPRRNPERAKRRRNLVLALMRDQGYLTPGMAERAQGAPLELVPPMEARGLAPYFVAEIRQALREQFGPDAERMGLRVYTTLDPRMQATAERELKAQIRAVEQGKFGRFRGPACPSGAKGADANCLQGLFVAMDARTGDILSLVGGRDFAQSQFDRVTQAKRQAGSAFKPFLYAAAIARGIPVSTPLVGPGAEPDGIDGGYRPRDAVSDTLTLDMRDGLRLSSNRAAVELGERVGVSYVAQTARDLGLTTPIREYPSTFLGAADVIPLELVAAYSPFATGGTLVHPRMIVRVDDAQGRVLWRAPVRRQPVLPSGVAYLTTSLMEDVVNRGTGSGVRSAGLPHSVPAAGKTGTTNDAADVWFVGVTPDVVAGVWLGFDRPRRILANASGGGLAAPVWGRVLADHYQRAPVPRRWAPPMDVVPVQVDRASGKLATEACPGEQVTTEYFLVGTEPGESCPLHPDYGIDGWLQRMARGLGDWLGGGRDEPREERHYSPERERRGERAPRPFPER